The Luteolibacter rhizosphaerae genome has a segment encoding these proteins:
- a CDS encoding LamG-like jellyroll fold domain-containing protein: MGLLHCVLILLCLLTLFARGQTLVLNNEVHRADTLAANTVATLSGKSELHINGGGDPIPGCTIHLNSENSFLFLHQLLPSSVAATYLSRVRVNGAAAVLDTNVRVVEHVAGTVLIPQPSSYLPLQVFTGTHLTGTSKKLGSYTAYNTTTLGPFADNIRSFILKRGYTATFAQNENGTGSSVNYVAQDGDLEVSFMPAALDRTVSFIRVFPWRWTGKKGSCDVGPVSLKANWNYNWNISSNSTLDWEYVAIKQQPNWPGLDQDWKWRGVNHLSGYNEPDNSVEDAYQNLTPAGSAVNAAARWPDLLSTGLRVGAPAVTDGGTGWLNTFMNEANSLGHRVDYVPVHYYRSYWNKTDPAGAATQMYNFLKSIYDATGKPVWVTEFNNGANWTDNAHDPDVTQNRNAIEAMINMMDNTPWIERYAIYSRVEWFRQTHYDDGSITPMGAMYRDHVAPIAYQQVVPNNSPSAAADYLFDGNVRDSRNGNNPVVYGSPTMVPGKHGTALSFDGTDDFLRLPNRLGDSTDFSSAAWVKWGGGANWQRIFDFGTGTNAYLFLSPKAGSNVLRFTIKNGGAEQQLNHSAALPVNVWTHVAVTLTGNTGKLFVNGALVATNTAMDINPDAIGTNSNFIGDSQFAADPMFNGQLDDLRFYTNALSDAQVATLAASTPAQFSADLLNKPSAPKYQPYVASIAADLSGGSVTFSKLGGPAWLAVAPDGSLTGVPGLNDGGINTFLVSATTPAGTVQTATVQVEVTEAAGLSSRYAFNGTPLSLTGPAHGIASGSPAYVAGTRGQAIDLDGTDDLVTLPAGVASHDEITIATWVNWDGGGNWQRIFDFGNGTEEYFFLCPKSASNRMLLLIRRNGVETSVDAGPLATGQWVHLAATLGGGNLRLFVNGSQVSTTATTMKLSDINPAMNYIGDSQYAADPLFNGRLDEFLIFNRILTGTQIGALVTAQAPTFTSDTISKPNAAIGTAYEQTLSGNASDPNGAATLVFSKVGGPAWLTVAANGRLSGVPSAADAGLSRFIVRVTDSSGLADDAVLNINTPGPADLIAHHQFNNSPADSAGGTTATNFGSPVYADGLFERGIRLDGTDDYVRLRNTVVNGLTDITIAARVFWDGGNNWQRIFDFGNNTTQYMVLTPKSGANTLRFTITVTGNAAGSEQILEAPPLPVGEWSHVAVTLSGDIGTLYVNGAVADTRPILLNPADFSPSLNYIGKSQWPDPYFAGIVDDFRIYNRSLSGSEVRSLAIPLPAVVVPDPSFEAWAQAISFPEGENAADSDPDRDGAPNLLEYLQGSDPLAAGDGKLPGLIIKSGTELGGSTDPAKRYLTLSSRVKKFRPGVSLIPEGAETLADLASPAAASRMTQSGTPVSDGEYETITWFYNVAVEDGARGFVRLRVTK, encoded by the coding sequence GGGGGCAGACCCTCGTGTTGAACAACGAGGTCCATCGCGCCGATACCTTGGCCGCCAATACCGTGGCGACCCTGAGCGGCAAGTCCGAGCTGCATATCAACGGTGGTGGCGATCCGATACCCGGCTGCACCATCCACCTGAACTCGGAGAATTCCTTTCTCTTCCTGCACCAGCTCCTGCCGTCCTCCGTGGCTGCCACCTATCTCTCCCGGGTGCGGGTCAATGGAGCAGCGGCCGTGCTGGATACGAACGTCAGGGTCGTGGAGCACGTCGCCGGAACGGTGCTCATTCCCCAGCCTTCCTCTTACTTGCCGCTCCAGGTATTCACCGGAACCCATCTCACCGGTACCTCGAAGAAGCTCGGCTCCTATACCGCCTACAACACGACCACGCTCGGCCCCTTCGCGGACAACATCCGCTCTTTCATCCTGAAGCGCGGCTACACCGCGACCTTCGCGCAGAATGAGAATGGCACCGGCAGCAGCGTGAACTACGTGGCGCAGGACGGCGATCTCGAGGTATCCTTCATGCCCGCCGCTCTCGATCGCACGGTGAGCTTCATCCGTGTCTTCCCCTGGCGCTGGACCGGGAAGAAAGGTTCCTGCGATGTCGGTCCCGTTTCGCTGAAGGCGAACTGGAATTACAATTGGAACATCAGCTCGAACTCCACGCTCGATTGGGAGTATGTCGCTATCAAGCAGCAGCCGAACTGGCCGGGCTTGGATCAGGATTGGAAGTGGCGCGGGGTGAATCACCTGTCCGGCTACAACGAGCCGGACAACTCGGTGGAGGATGCTTATCAGAATCTGACTCCGGCGGGCTCCGCGGTGAATGCCGCCGCGCGCTGGCCCGACCTGCTTTCCACCGGGCTACGCGTCGGAGCCCCGGCGGTGACGGATGGTGGCACCGGTTGGCTGAACACCTTCATGAACGAGGCGAATAGCCTCGGGCATCGCGTCGACTACGTGCCGGTGCACTACTACCGCAGCTACTGGAACAAGACCGACCCGGCGGGCGCGGCCACGCAGATGTATAATTTCCTCAAGAGCATCTACGATGCGACCGGGAAGCCGGTCTGGGTGACCGAGTTCAACAACGGTGCGAACTGGACTGACAATGCCCACGATCCCGACGTCACGCAGAATCGCAACGCGATCGAGGCGATGATCAACATGATGGACAATACGCCGTGGATCGAGCGTTACGCCATCTACAGCCGGGTCGAGTGGTTCCGCCAGACCCACTACGATGACGGTAGTATCACGCCGATGGGGGCCATGTACCGCGATCATGTCGCCCCCATCGCCTACCAGCAGGTGGTGCCGAACAACAGCCCTTCAGCTGCCGCCGACTATCTCTTCGACGGTAACGTGCGGGACTCGCGCAACGGGAACAATCCGGTCGTCTACGGCTCGCCGACAATGGTTCCCGGGAAGCACGGGACCGCGCTTTCCTTCGATGGAACCGACGACTTCCTGAGGCTGCCCAATCGTCTCGGCGACAGCACCGACTTCTCCAGCGCCGCCTGGGTGAAGTGGGGCGGGGGGGCGAATTGGCAGCGGATCTTCGACTTCGGCACCGGCACGAACGCCTACCTCTTTCTGAGTCCTAAGGCGGGCAGCAATGTGTTGCGGTTCACGATCAAGAACGGCGGGGCCGAGCAGCAACTCAATCACAGCGCCGCTCTTCCCGTGAATGTCTGGACTCATGTGGCGGTGACGCTCACCGGCAACACCGGCAAGCTTTTCGTCAACGGTGCCTTGGTAGCCACCAATACCGCGATGGACATCAACCCGGATGCCATCGGCACGAACTCGAATTTCATCGGGGATAGCCAGTTCGCGGCGGACCCGATGTTCAATGGCCAACTCGATGACCTGCGCTTCTACACGAACGCGCTCAGCGATGCCCAGGTGGCCACCCTGGCAGCGAGCACCCCGGCGCAATTCAGCGCGGATCTTCTTAACAAGCCCTCAGCACCGAAGTATCAGCCTTATGTTGCGAGCATCGCTGCCGACCTGAGCGGCGGCAGCGTTACCTTCAGCAAGCTCGGCGGCCCGGCTTGGCTGGCCGTGGCTCCGGATGGTAGCCTGACCGGCGTCCCCGGCCTGAATGACGGCGGCATCAATACCTTCCTCGTCAGTGCCACCACTCCGGCCGGCACCGTGCAAACCGCTACCGTGCAGGTGGAGGTTACGGAGGCTGCGGGCCTGAGTTCCCGCTATGCCTTCAATGGCACGCCACTGAGCCTCACCGGACCCGCCCACGGCATAGCCAGCGGCAGCCCGGCCTATGTCGCCGGAACCCGCGGCCAAGCCATCGATCTGGATGGCACTGACGATCTCGTCACTTTGCCAGCAGGGGTGGCCAGCCACGACGAAATCACGATCGCCACTTGGGTGAACTGGGATGGCGGAGGCAACTGGCAGCGCATCTTCGACTTCGGCAATGGCACCGAGGAATACTTCTTCCTCTGCCCGAAGTCCGCTAGCAACCGCATGCTCCTGCTCATCCGCAGAAATGGCGTGGAGACTTCGGTCGATGCCGGCCCGCTCGCCACCGGGCAATGGGTCCACCTCGCGGCGACTCTTGGCGGCGGCAATCTCCGCCTCTTCGTCAATGGTTCCCAAGTCTCCACGACGGCCACGACGATGAAGCTCTCCGATATCAACCCGGCGATGAACTACATCGGCGACAGCCAGTATGCGGCGGACCCTCTCTTTAATGGTCGCTTGGACGAATTCCTGATCTTCAACCGGATTCTAACAGGCACGCAGATCGGGGCCTTGGTCACCGCCCAGGCGCCGACCTTCACGTCGGACACCATCAGCAAGCCGAATGCCGCGATCGGCACTGCCTACGAGCAGACCCTCTCCGGAAATGCCAGCGATCCGAATGGCGCGGCCACGCTCGTGTTCTCGAAGGTCGGCGGACCGGCGTGGTTGACCGTGGCGGCAAATGGCCGGCTCTCGGGAGTTCCTTCCGCAGCCGATGCCGGCCTCAGCCGCTTCATCGTGCGGGTGACCGATTCCTCGGGCCTCGCGGATGATGCCGTGCTAAACATCAACACGCCGGGCCCCGCCGATCTCATCGCTCATCACCAGTTCAACAACTCTCCTGCCGATAGCGCGGGAGGCACCACGGCCACCAATTTTGGCAGCCCGGTCTATGCCGACGGCCTCTTCGAGCGCGGCATCCGTCTCGACGGCACCGACGACTACGTGAGGCTGCGCAATACCGTGGTGAACGGACTCACCGACATCACCATCGCCGCCCGGGTCTTCTGGGATGGCGGCAACAATTGGCAGCGCATCTTCGACTTCGGCAACAATACCACCCAGTACATGGTGCTCACCCCGAAGTCCGGCGCGAACACCCTGCGCTTCACGATCACGGTCACCGGCAATGCCGCGGGCTCCGAGCAGATCCTCGAAGCCCCGCCGCTACCGGTCGGTGAGTGGTCGCATGTCGCCGTCACGCTGAGCGGGGATATCGGCACCCTCTACGTGAACGGCGCGGTGGCGGATACCCGCCCGATCCTTCTCAACCCGGCCGACTTCTCGCCCTCGCTCAACTACATCGGCAAGAGCCAGTGGCCCGATCCCTATTTCGCCGGAATCGTCGATGACTTCCGGATCTACAACCGCAGTCTCAGCGGCAGCGAGGTCCGGTCGCTCGCCATACCACTACCCGCCGTCGTCGTGCCCGATCCCTCCTTCGAGGCTTGGGCGCAAGCGATCAGCTTCCCGGAGGGCGAGAACGCAGCCGACAGCGACCCCGACAGGGACGGTGCTCCCAATCTGTTAGAATATCTCCAAGGCTCGGACCCCCTCGCTGCCGGTGATGGCAAGCTCCCCGGCCTGATCATAAAAAGCGGTACCGAACTCGGCGGCAGCACCGATCCAGCCAAGCGCTACTTGACCCTCAGCAGCCGCGTGAAAAAGTTCCGGCCGGGGGTGTCCTTGATCCCCGAAGGTGCCGAGACTCTGGCCGACCTCGCATCGCCCGCGGCTGCTTCCCGCATGACTCAATCCGGAACGCCCGTTTCCGATGGCGAATACGAGACCATCACTTGGTTCTACAATGTGGCCGTGGAAGATGGTGCGCGCGGCTTCGTGAGATTGCGGGTGACGAAGTAA
- a CDS encoding secondary thiamine-phosphate synthase enzyme YjbQ translates to MAAHAESFQIRTRGKGTLEITDEVAAIVKRSGITTGIVTVFVRHTSASLVIMENADPSARRDLEAFFDHLVPEDTPYFVHIYEGPDDMPSHIRMTLTRTSEVIPVMDRAMTLGTWQGIFLFEHRRDPHTRQIVVSVTGD, encoded by the coding sequence ATGGCTGCACATGCCGAATCCTTTCAGATCCGCACCCGCGGGAAGGGCACCCTCGAGATCACGGACGAGGTCGCCGCGATCGTGAAACGGAGCGGGATCACCACCGGCATCGTCACCGTGTTCGTGCGCCACACCTCGGCGAGCTTGGTGATCATGGAGAATGCCGATCCCAGCGCGCGCCGCGATCTGGAGGCCTTCTTCGATCATCTGGTGCCGGAGGACACGCCGTACTTCGTGCACATCTATGAGGGCCCGGATGACATGCCCAGCCACATCCGCATGACCCTGACCCGGACCAGCGAGGTCATTCCGGTGATGGATCGCGCCATGACCCTCGGCACTTGGCAGGGGATCTTCCTCTTCGAACACCGCCGCGACCCGCACACCCGCCAGATCGTGGTGAGCGTGACGGGGGATTGA